The nucleotide window ATCTGAGAATTCCTGGATTGCCTGTGCATCGACTTCATGGGTAAAACCAATTCGCCCCCATGCCAGTTCGACTACATCCTTTTCAAGCTCTTGCCCTGTTGTTTCTTTTATGTCTTTAATCGTGATTTCCTGTGCTTCAGCTGGGTTTTCGTTAATGAATTTCACAGCATCTTTATGTGCGTCAATAATCTTCTGGACAGTTTCTGGTTTTTCCTCGATCAATTTTCCGGAAGTGACCATTACGGATGCAGGAAGTGTTTCGCCGAAGGAAACTTCATCCCATCCGATGACGACTTCTGCTCCTGTTTCTTTTTCAATTACCGCAGCCCATGGTTCAGGTGCTACTGCGATATCCACCTTGCCTGACTTCAGCATTGCTGCGTATTGTGCCGGCTGGCCAGTAAGATGTTTCATTGTTCCGCCGATTCGTTGTGATGTGATTCCCTCTGCTTCAAGGTATGTTTCATATTGAACATCATGTGTGCAGCCTACTCCTGGTGTAATGAATGTCTTGCCTGCGAAGTCTTCAACTGAGTTGATCTCGACTCCTTTTCTAGCCAATACCACTGTACCGCCAGTGGATGCGCCAGCGATGATTTTCACATCAGCACCAGTTGAGAAATTGTTCATCGCCGGTCCTGGTCCTACAAGGCCAGCATCAATTTCACCCGTTTTCAGGGCAGTCATGAAAGAACCGCCTTCAGCGAATGTTTTATACTCAATCGTAGTTCCATCGCCAAGCTGCTGCTCAAAGTATCCTTTTTCTTTTGCTATCATTGCGGGTACGTGGTTGATGTTCGGGAAGTAGCCGATGACGATTTTTTCCTTGCCTGCTGACGTTGTCGATGAACCGCTTGAACCGCACCCGGCGAGTACCATCGCAGCTGTAAACAACATTGTTAAAATTAAGATAGCCTTTTTCATTAATTTTTCCTCCTTATTTTAAGAATCAAGTCCCCAGCGATTAAGCACCGATTTTTCGATACGCTGGAAAATTAACTGGTCTACAATTGTTCCAATGACAGCAATAATAATCATGACACCAATCACGAGCCCCATATTGCCAAAATCCGAGGCGTAACGGAGCGTA belongs to Mesobacillus subterraneus and includes:
- a CDS encoding aliphatic sulfonate ABC transporter substrate-binding protein, with protein sequence MKKAILILTMLFTAAMVLAGCGSSGSSTTSAGKEKIVIGYFPNINHVPAMIAKEKGYFEQQLGDGTTIEYKTFAEGGSFMTALKTGEIDAGLVGPGPAMNNFSTGADVKIIAGASTGGTVVLARKGVEINSVEDFAGKTFITPGVGCTHDVQYETYLEAEGITSQRIGGTMKHLTGQPAQYAAMLKSGKVDIAVAPEPWAAVIEKETGAEVVIGWDEVSFGETLPASVMVTSGKLIEEKPETVQKIIDAHKDAVKFINENPAEAQEITIKDIKETTGQELEKDVVELAWGRIGFTHEVDAQAIQEFSDSSYALKFLKDKPDFKTLIDRSFLD